A part of Chitinimonas koreensis genomic DNA contains:
- a CDS encoding SDR family oxidoreductase yields MSHPNPSKVILITGASSGIGEATARRLAGLGHRILIGARRTERLQALAEELRAAGGQVDHRALDVADAADFQAFADHAAERFGPVDVLVNNAGVMPLSPLSAGKLDEWNRMIDVNLRGVLHGIAAVLPGMEARGRGHVVNVASIGAHVVVPTGAVYCATKYAVWAIGEGLRQESRVVRATTVSPGVVETELADHISDPAARAAMTEFRRIALNADAIARAIAYAIEQPDDVDVNEIIVRPLAGTGA; encoded by the coding sequence ATGAGCCACCCGAACCCCAGCAAAGTCATCCTGATCACCGGCGCCAGCAGCGGCATCGGCGAAGCCACCGCCCGCCGCCTGGCCGGCCTGGGCCACCGTATCCTGATCGGCGCGCGCCGCACCGAACGGCTGCAGGCCCTGGCGGAGGAACTGCGCGCCGCCGGCGGCCAGGTGGATCACCGCGCCCTCGACGTCGCCGACGCCGCCGACTTCCAGGCCTTCGCCGACCACGCCGCCGAACGCTTCGGCCCGGTCGACGTCCTGGTCAACAACGCCGGCGTGATGCCGCTGTCGCCGCTGAGCGCCGGCAAGCTCGACGAATGGAACCGCATGATCGACGTCAACCTGCGCGGCGTGCTGCACGGCATCGCCGCGGTGCTGCCCGGCATGGAGGCACGCGGCCGCGGCCACGTCGTCAACGTCGCCTCGATCGGCGCACACGTGGTGGTGCCGACCGGCGCCGTCTACTGCGCCACCAAGTACGCGGTCTGGGCCATCGGCGAGGGCCTGCGCCAGGAAAGCCGCGTGGTGCGTGCCACCACCGTCTCGCCCGGCGTGGTCGAAACCGAGCTGGCCGACCACATCAGCGATCCAGCGGCGCGCGCGGCGATGACCGAGTTCCGCCGCATCGCGCTGAACGCCGATGCCATCGCCCGCGCGATCGCCTACGCCATCGAGCAGCCGGACGACGTGGACGTGAACGAGATCATCGTGCGTCCGCTGGCCGGCACCGGCGCCTGA
- the ribB gene encoding 3,4-dihydroxy-2-butanone-4-phosphate synthase encodes MNLFQHYFHTTTAAGRIEAAIAATRAGRPVVLLDDADRENEADLVVAAELIDRRVMAQLIRDCSGIVCLCLDAESIDRLGLPPMAAVNGSRYGTAFTVSIEARHGVSTGVSADDRITTTRAALSGDPAMLVSPGHVFPLRAEPGGVLARRGHTEGSVDLAVLAGLAPASLLCELMEEDGSMMRGDAVIAYAKRHGLVVATIDDLAQWQAGRSSPARRQPEYAA; translated from the coding sequence ATGAACCTGTTCCAGCACTACTTCCACACCACCACTGCCGCCGGCCGTATCGAGGCCGCCATTGCCGCCACCCGCGCCGGCCGGCCCGTTGTATTGCTCGACGACGCCGACCGCGAGAACGAGGCCGACCTGGTGGTCGCCGCCGAGCTGATCGACCGGCGGGTCATGGCGCAGCTGATCCGCGACTGCAGCGGCATCGTCTGCCTGTGCCTCGATGCCGAGTCGATCGACCGGCTCGGTTTGCCGCCGATGGCGGCCGTCAACGGCAGCCGCTACGGCACCGCCTTCACCGTTTCGATCGAGGCGCGCCATGGCGTGAGCACCGGCGTGTCGGCCGACGACCGCATCACCACCACCCGCGCGGCATTGAGCGGCGACCCGGCCATGCTGGTCAGCCCGGGCCATGTCTTTCCGCTGCGGGCCGAGCCCGGCGGCGTGCTGGCGCGGCGCGGCCACACCGAGGGTTCGGTCGACCTGGCGGTGCTGGCCGGGCTGGCGCCGGCTTCGCTGCTGTGCGAACTGATGGAGGAGGACGGCTCGATGATGCGCGGCGACGCGGTGATCGCCTACGCCAAGCGGCATGGGCTGGTGGTGGCGACCATCGACGACCTGGCGCAATGGCAGGCCGGGCGGTCGAGCCCGGCCCGTCGCCAGCCGGAATACGCCGCCTAG
- a CDS encoding CobW family GTP-binding protein — MSAAKVPVNLLTGFLGVGKTTAVRRLLADKPADQFWAVLVNEFGEVGIDGAAIEASADGLNVVEVPGGCICCTTSPMLRVSITRLLRARRPDRLLIEPSGLGHPAGIVDVLRDPYLAAALELRAVVTLVDPRHLDDARYTLNDTWRDQIALADVLVANKCDRADAAQIDRFARMAEGLYPPKLAVVTTRDGVFEAGLLDLVAEQADNPSLVKARISPSPPGEGLG, encoded by the coding sequence ATGAGCGCGGCCAAGGTCCCGGTCAACCTGCTGACCGGCTTTCTCGGCGTCGGCAAGACCACCGCGGTGCGCCGGCTGCTGGCCGACAAGCCGGCCGATCAATTCTGGGCGGTGCTGGTCAATGAGTTCGGCGAGGTCGGCATCGACGGCGCGGCGATCGAGGCCAGCGCCGACGGGCTCAACGTGGTCGAAGTGCCGGGCGGCTGCATCTGCTGCACCACCAGCCCGATGCTGCGGGTGAGCATCACCCGTCTGCTGCGCGCGCGGCGGCCGGACCGGCTGCTGATCGAGCCGTCGGGCCTCGGTCATCCGGCCGGCATCGTCGACGTGCTGCGCGACCCCTACCTCGCCGCCGCGCTGGAGCTGCGCGCGGTGGTGACGCTGGTCGATCCGCGCCATCTCGACGACGCCCGCTACACGCTCAACGACACCTGGCGCGACCAGATCGCCTTGGCCGATGTGCTGGTGGCCAACAAATGCGACCGCGCCGACGCGGCCCAGATCGACCGCTTCGCGCGGATGGCGGAGGGCTTGTATCCGCCGAAGCTGGCGGTGGTGACGACGCGGGATGGGGTGTTCGAGGCGGGGTTGCTGGATCTGGTGGCGGAGCAGGCAGACAACCCCTCGTTGGTGAAAGCACGAATAAGCCCCTCTCCCCCGGGAGAGGGGTTGGGGTGA
- a CDS encoding acetyl-CoA C-acetyltransferase produces the protein MSSQLRRVAIVGGSRIPFCRSNTLYQDLSNLDMLTAALDGLAARFGLAGVEIGEVGAGAVISHSKDWNLAREAVLSSRLSPLTPAYTVQMACGTSLEAALQLGAKIATRQIDSAIAAGSDTTSDAPIVFGPKFARRLIRLANARSLGERLAAFKGFGFGELKPQSPNAGEPRTRMSMGEHCELMAKQWQIGRAEQDQLAYDSHKKAAAAYEAGFFDDLVVPCAGVTRDNHLRPDTTLEKLATLKPAFDKTSGQGTLTAGNSTPLTDGASAVLLASEEWARERGLPVLAYLTYGKTAAVDFVAGEGLLMAPTVAVARLLADAGLTLQDFDFYEIHEAFAAQVLCTLRAWESERYCRERLGLERALGSIDPARLNVHGSSLAFGHPFAATGGRILATLAKLIDRRGGGRGLISVCTAGGMGVAAIVERA, from the coding sequence ATGTCCAGCCAACTGCGCCGCGTCGCCATCGTCGGCGGCAGCCGTATCCCGTTCTGCCGCTCCAACACGCTATACCAGGACCTGAGCAACCTCGACATGCTGACCGCCGCGCTCGACGGCCTGGCCGCGCGCTTCGGCCTGGCCGGCGTCGAGATCGGCGAGGTCGGCGCCGGCGCGGTGATCTCGCATTCGAAGGACTGGAACCTGGCGCGCGAGGCGGTGCTGTCGAGCCGGCTGTCGCCGCTGACGCCGGCCTACACCGTGCAGATGGCCTGCGGCACCAGCCTCGAGGCCGCGCTGCAGCTCGGCGCCAAGATCGCCACCCGGCAGATCGACAGCGCGATCGCGGCCGGCAGCGACACCACCTCGGACGCGCCGATCGTGTTCGGCCCCAAGTTCGCCCGCCGGCTGATCCGGCTGGCCAACGCCAGGAGCCTGGGCGAGCGGCTGGCGGCGTTCAAGGGCTTCGGCTTCGGCGAACTCAAGCCGCAGTCGCCCAATGCCGGCGAGCCGCGCACCCGGATGTCGATGGGCGAGCACTGCGAGCTGATGGCCAAGCAATGGCAGATCGGCCGCGCCGAGCAGGACCAGCTCGCCTACGACAGCCACAAGAAGGCCGCCGCCGCCTACGAGGCCGGCTTCTTCGACGACCTGGTGGTGCCCTGCGCCGGGGTGACGCGCGACAACCACCTGCGGCCGGACACCACGCTGGAGAAGCTGGCGACGCTGAAGCCGGCTTTCGACAAGACCTCGGGCCAGGGCACGCTGACCGCCGGCAACAGCACGCCGCTGACCGACGGCGCCAGCGCGGTGCTGCTGGCCAGCGAGGAGTGGGCGCGCGAGCGCGGCCTGCCGGTGCTGGCCTACCTGACCTACGGCAAGACCGCCGCGGTCGACTTCGTCGCCGGCGAGGGCCTGCTGATGGCGCCGACGGTGGCGGTGGCGCGGCTGCTGGCCGATGCCGGCCTGACGCTGCAGGACTTCGACTTCTACGAGATCCACGAGGCCTTCGCCGCCCAGGTGCTGTGCACGTTGCGTGCCTGGGAATCGGAGCGCTACTGCCGCGAACGGCTCGGCCTCGAACGCGCGCTGGGCAGCATCGACCCGGCCAGGCTCAACGTGCACGGCAGCTCGCTGGCCTTCGGCCATCCGTTCGCCGCCACCGGCGGCCGCATCCTGGCCACGCTGGCCAAGCTGATCGACCGGCGCGGCGGCGGCCGCGGGCTGATCTCGGTCTGCACTGCCGGCGGCATGGGCGTGGCGGCCATCGTCGAGCGGGCCTAG
- a CDS encoding copper resistance system multicopper oxidase has translation MQGLAAGGVLLGLSTTALKAAAQQARAASGTAPVLRGTEFDLVIAESPVNFTGRPGMATTINGSLPAPTLRWREGDTVTIRVTNRLRESTSIHWHGIILPYQMDGVPGISFAGIAPGETFTYRFKVSQSGTYWYHSHSGFQELTGMYGAIIIDPAGPETIRADRDHVVLLSDWTDEDPMHVFMKLKTQSDYYNYHQPTAVDFFRDASREGLAAALDKRKMWNRMRMSPTDLADLSAQTLTYLANGTTPAGNWTGLFRPGERVRLRFINGAGNTFYDVRIPGLKLKVVHVDGVDVEPVTVDEFRFGPGETCDVLVEPRDDAYTIFAQSMDRTGYARGTLAVRAGLGAPVPPLDAAQWLSMADMMGAMDHGDMSGMSGMDHGAMAGRDHGTMQGMTGMTGMDSSMSGMDHGAMAGMDHGGMQGMTGMTGMDSGQMQGMDSANPLAVPSTAVRHARTEYGPGTDMRVDMPRTALDDPGIGLRNNGRRVLTLADLHTPGGPMDPRGPGREVELHLTGNMERYTWSIDGLEFSKSKPVHFRHGERLRVILHNDTMMTHPMHLHGMWSELESPDGRFLARRHTLPVQPAQRLSFLVTADALGRWAWHCHLMLHMDAGMFREVVVS, from the coding sequence GTGCAGGGATTGGCGGCGGGCGGCGTCCTGTTGGGGCTGTCCACGACCGCATTGAAGGCCGCCGCCCAGCAAGCGAGGGCCGCCAGCGGCACCGCCCCGGTGCTGCGAGGCACGGAGTTCGACCTGGTGATCGCCGAGTCACCCGTGAACTTCACCGGCCGGCCGGGCATGGCCACCACGATCAACGGCTCGCTGCCCGCGCCGACACTGCGCTGGCGCGAGGGTGACACGGTCACCATCCGTGTCACCAACCGGCTGCGCGAGTCCACCTCCATCCACTGGCACGGCATCATTCTTCCCTACCAGATGGACGGCGTGCCGGGCATCAGCTTCGCCGGCATCGCACCGGGAGAGACCTTCACCTACCGCTTCAAGGTCAGCCAGAGCGGCACCTACTGGTACCACTCGCATTCCGGCTTCCAGGAACTGACCGGCATGTACGGGGCGATCATCATTGACCCCGCCGGCCCTGAAACCATTCGTGCCGACCGCGACCATGTCGTCCTGCTGTCGGATTGGACCGATGAAGACCCCATGCACGTCTTCATGAAGCTCAAGACCCAGAGCGACTACTACAACTACCACCAGCCGACGGCGGTGGACTTCTTCCGCGACGCTTCGCGGGAAGGCCTGGCAGCGGCGCTGGACAAGCGCAAGATGTGGAACCGGATGCGCATGAGCCCGACCGACCTGGCGGACCTCTCGGCGCAGACCCTGACCTATCTGGCCAACGGCACCACGCCCGCGGGCAACTGGACCGGCCTGTTCCGTCCGGGCGAGCGCGTGCGCCTGCGTTTCATCAACGGGGCCGGCAACACCTTCTACGACGTGCGCATTCCGGGCCTGAAGCTGAAGGTCGTGCACGTCGATGGGGTGGACGTCGAACCGGTGACGGTGGATGAGTTCCGCTTCGGCCCGGGCGAGACCTGCGATGTGCTGGTCGAGCCGCGCGACGATGCCTACACGATCTTCGCGCAATCCATGGACCGCACGGGCTATGCCCGAGGCACGCTGGCAGTACGTGCCGGACTCGGTGCGCCCGTGCCGCCGCTGGACGCGGCCCAATGGCTGTCGATGGCGGACATGATGGGAGCGATGGACCATGGCGACATGTCGGGCATGTCCGGGATGGACCACGGCGCCATGGCTGGCAGGGACCACGGCACCATGCAGGGCATGACAGGAATGACCGGCATGGATTCCAGTATGTCGGGGATGGACCATGGCGCCATGGCCGGCATGGATCACGGCGGCATGCAGGGGATGACTGGCATGACCGGCATGGATTCCGGCCAGATGCAGGGCATGGACAGCGCCAATCCCCTGGCCGTGCCCAGCACCGCCGTGCGTCACGCCCGAACGGAGTACGGACCCGGTACGGACATGCGCGTGGACATGCCGCGCACCGCGTTGGACGACCCGGGCATCGGATTGCGCAACAACGGCCGGCGCGTGCTGACCCTGGCCGACCTGCACACGCCCGGCGGCCCCATGGACCCGCGCGGCCCCGGCCGTGAGGTCGAACTGCACCTCACCGGCAACATGGAGCGCTACACCTGGTCCATCGACGGGCTCGAATTCAGCAAGTCCAAGCCGGTGCATTTCCGCCACGGCGAGCGGCTGCGCGTCATCTTGCACAACGACACGATGATGACCCACCCGATGCACCTGCACGGGATGTGGAGCGAACTGGAGAGCCCCGACGGGCGCTTCCTGGCACGCCGTCACACCCTGCCGGTGCAGCCGGCGCAGCGCCTCAGTTTCCTGGTTACCGCCGATGCGCTGGGGCGCTGGGCCTGGCACTGCCACCTGATGCTTCACATGGATGCGGGCATGTTCCGCGAGGTCGTGGTGTCTTGA
- a CDS encoding endonuclease domain-containing protein encodes MRGRRIKARQPDETIAFARELREHTTDAEHLLWQLVRDRRLLDAKFRRQHPWPPYTLDFYCPDARLVIELDGGQHNDPVEQAKDAERSQRLESNGLEVLRFWNNEVLAQTESVLEQIHTRLLARLPAAHAEATLPHPQPFSRGRREPRHSHMRTTTPPPNPAAAGAGAPSSASRPSGWRCCSSAWTATPS; translated from the coding sequence GTGAGGGGGCGCCGTATCAAGGCACGCCAGCCCGATGAAACGATCGCATTCGCCCGGGAACTGCGCGAACACACCACGGACGCGGAACATTTGCTGTGGCAACTGGTGCGCGACCGCCGACTGCTCGATGCCAAGTTCCGCCGCCAGCACCCTTGGCCGCCCTATACGCTCGATTTCTATTGCCCGGATGCTCGGCTGGTCATCGAACTGGATGGTGGCCAGCACAACGATCCCGTAGAACAGGCCAAAGACGCCGAACGAAGCCAGCGACTCGAATCCAACGGTCTCGAAGTCCTTCGTTTCTGGAACAACGAAGTCCTGGCCCAGACCGAGTCCGTACTCGAGCAGATCCATACACGCCTGCTTGCCCGGCTACCGGCAGCACATGCTGAAGCGACGCTCCCTCATCCCCAGCCCTTCTCCCGGGGGAGAAGGGAGCCACGGCATTCGCACATGCGGACCACCACACCCCCACCCAATCCAGCCGCGGCTGGCGCTGGCGCCCCGAGCAGCGCTTCTCGGCCGAGCGGCTGGCGCTGCTGTTCCAGCGCCTGGACCGCCACGCCGAGCTGA
- a CDS encoding ParA family protein: MQTILIANPKGGAGKSTLATNLASHFAWQGRRVVLGDIDRQQSARHWLSLRSDRFPPIGLWEIDNDDLSKPPKDCEVAVLDTPAGLHGKRLEAVLKLTDRILVPVQPSSFDMWASEAFFARLAEEKKVRRGKVAIGVVGMRVKAGTRAAEQLTAFLDQFGLPVLSCLRDTQYYLQTLPRGLGLYDLPAPRMAKDRAQWQPILDWLAQ, translated from the coding sequence ATGCAAACCATCCTGATCGCCAATCCCAAGGGCGGCGCCGGCAAGTCGACGCTGGCCACCAACCTGGCCAGCCATTTCGCCTGGCAGGGCCGCCGCGTGGTGCTCGGCGACATCGACCGCCAGCAGTCGGCGCGCCATTGGCTGAGCCTGCGCTCGGACCGTTTTCCGCCGATCGGACTATGGGAGATCGACAACGACGATCTGTCCAAGCCGCCCAAGGATTGCGAGGTCGCGGTGCTCGACACGCCGGCCGGCCTGCACGGCAAGCGGCTCGAGGCGGTGCTCAAGCTGACCGACCGCATCCTGGTGCCGGTGCAGCCGTCGAGCTTCGACATGTGGGCCAGCGAGGCCTTCTTCGCCCGGCTGGCCGAGGAAAAGAAGGTACGCCGCGGCAAGGTCGCCATCGGTGTGGTCGGCATGCGGGTCAAGGCCGGCACCCGCGCGGCCGAGCAGCTGACGGCCTTTCTCGATCAATTTGGATTGCCGGTGCTGAGCTGCCTGCGCGACACCCAGTACTACCTGCAGACGCTGCCGCGCGGCCTGGGCCTGTACGACCTGCCGGCGCCGCGGATGGCGAAGGACCGCGCGCAGTGGCAGCCGATCCTCGACTGGCTGGCGCAATGA
- a CDS encoding heavy metal sensor histidine kinase — protein sequence MAVHLRRAVHCAAGRLAGRSMGHRPIRKVNARIRAIRSSQLNVRLNPREVPLELEELVASFNDMLARIEDGFVQLANFSADIAHELRTPVTNLTTQTEVALGQSRSAEEYREVLYSNLEEFGRMSRMIGDMLFLAQTENDPHNLHRVEMDLGDTIKGLFDYFEAFAEDRNVTLRLQGRIEPIRADREMLRRALSNLLSNAIRHTPSGAAVTVRLSEDQGSTTVSVENPGSKIADEDLPRLFDRFYRVDPSRQRKGEGAGLGLAIVKSIIEAHGGEVRVASDDAMTRFDILLHRSA from the coding sequence GTGGCTGTCCACCTGCGTCGTGCTGTGCATTGCGCTGCTGGTCGCCTGGCTGGCCGTTCAATGGGGCACCGGCCCATCCGCAAGGTCAACGCCCGGATTCGCGCGATCCGCTCATCACAACTGAACGTGCGGTTGAATCCTCGGGAAGTACCGCTCGAACTGGAAGAACTCGTCGCCTCGTTCAACGACATGCTCGCGCGCATCGAGGATGGATTCGTGCAGTTGGCGAATTTCTCGGCCGATATCGCGCACGAGCTGCGTACCCCGGTCACCAACCTGACCACGCAGACGGAAGTGGCCCTCGGTCAGTCCCGTTCCGCCGAAGAGTATCGGGAAGTGCTGTACTCCAATCTGGAGGAGTTCGGACGCATGAGCCGGATGATCGGCGACATGCTGTTTCTCGCGCAGACGGAGAACGATCCACACAATCTCCATCGGGTGGAGATGGACCTTGGCGACACGATCAAGGGGCTCTTTGACTATTTCGAGGCCTTTGCGGAGGACCGCAACGTGACCCTTCGTTTGCAGGGGCGGATCGAGCCGATAAGGGCCGATCGAGAAATGCTGCGGCGCGCCTTGAGCAACCTGCTGTCCAACGCCATCCGCCACACCCCGAGCGGCGCAGCCGTCACCGTGCGACTGAGCGAAGATCAGGGAAGCACCACAGTGAGCGTCGAGAATCCGGGCAGCAAGATTGCTGACGAGGATCTGCCCCGGCTGTTCGATCGGTTCTACCGTGTCGATCCCTCGCGACAACGCAAGGGAGAAGGCGCTGGGTTAGGCCTCGCCATCGTCAAGTCGATCATCGAGGCACATGGCGGTGAAGTTCGTGTTGCATCCGACGACGCTATGACCCGGTTCGATATCCTGTTGCACCGAAGCGCTTGA
- a CDS encoding heavy metal response regulator transcription factor: MFVEDSPEYIDSEANRAGRASRYASVHGVSQGRAMKLLVVEDENKTADYVRQGLMEAGFVVDLARNGLDGHHQAMSGTYDLVILDVMLPDVDGWRIVRSLREAGKQVPVLFLTARGGVDDRVKGLELGADDYLVKPFAFSELLARVRTLLRRGSAPNHPDRIQIADLLLDLPRRRATRAGQRINLTSKEFALLELLARRQGEVLPRSLIASQVWDMNFDSDSNVIDVAIRRLRAKIDDAFEPKLIHTVRGMGYTLDAPDAD, from the coding sequence ATGTTCGTGGAAGATTCACCCGAGTACATTGATTCAGAAGCCAATCGCGCAGGGCGAGCAAGCAGATACGCGAGCGTTCATGGCGTCAGCCAGGGAAGAGCGATGAAACTGTTGGTGGTCGAGGACGAGAACAAGACAGCGGACTACGTTCGCCAGGGCCTCATGGAAGCGGGGTTCGTGGTGGACCTGGCCCGCAATGGCCTGGACGGCCATCACCAGGCCATGAGCGGAACCTACGATCTGGTCATCCTCGACGTCATGCTGCCCGACGTGGATGGCTGGCGCATCGTGCGGTCGCTGCGCGAGGCGGGCAAGCAGGTCCCGGTGCTGTTCCTGACTGCGCGCGGCGGCGTGGATGACCGCGTCAAGGGCCTGGAACTGGGCGCCGACGACTACCTGGTCAAGCCTTTCGCGTTCTCCGAGCTGCTCGCACGCGTGCGCACGCTGCTGCGCCGCGGCAGCGCGCCCAATCACCCCGACCGCATCCAGATCGCCGATCTGCTGCTCGACCTGCCGCGGCGGCGCGCGACCCGGGCAGGACAGCGGATCAACCTGACCAGCAAGGAATTCGCCTTGCTCGAACTGCTGGCGCGGCGCCAGGGCGAGGTGCTGCCGCGTTCGTTGATCGCCTCGCAGGTCTGGGACATGAATTTCGACAGCGACAGCAACGTGATCGACGTCGCCATCCGCCGGCTGCGTGCGAAGATCGACGATGCCTTCGAGCCCAAGCTCATCCATACGGTACGGGGCATGGGCTATACGCTGGATGCCCCGGATGCCGACTAG
- a CDS encoding AraC family transcriptional regulator produces the protein MTDTQPPLPPRSDPRRRTAALIARLCPGEGFAMTALDGVMTMRANGSLERMPTLYEPSVCIVAQGRKRGFHGGRTYVYDAQHFLALAVPLPFESETEATPEEPLLGLALRVEPQLTAELALALDEARGPAPQPPLTMMATPMDEGLSDATLRLCEALSSPLEARLLAPAIYREILYRVLTSEQGGALRAALTQGGQFGRIARSLRRIHAHYDSELDVASLAGEANMSVPAFHSHFKAVTHTSPIQYLKSIRLHQARLLMIRNGHTAASAAIRVGYASASQFSREFKRLFGNSPAEEARRLQQVLSLSQPLSFAQD, from the coding sequence ATGACCGATACCCAGCCGCCGCTGCCGCCCCGCAGCGATCCCCGCCGCCGCACCGCCGCGCTGATCGCGCGGCTGTGCCCGGGCGAGGGCTTCGCCATGACCGCGCTGGACGGCGTGATGACGATGCGCGCCAACGGCTCGCTCGAGCGCATGCCCACGCTGTACGAGCCGAGCGTCTGCATCGTGGCGCAGGGGCGCAAGCGCGGCTTCCACGGCGGCCGGACCTATGTCTACGACGCCCAGCACTTCCTCGCGCTGGCGGTGCCGCTGCCGTTCGAATCGGAAACCGAGGCGACGCCCGAGGAGCCCTTGCTCGGCCTGGCCCTGCGGGTGGAGCCGCAACTGACGGCCGAACTGGCGCTGGCGCTGGATGAAGCCCGGGGCCCGGCCCCGCAGCCGCCGCTGACGATGATGGCCACGCCGATGGACGAAGGACTGAGCGACGCGACCCTGCGCCTGTGCGAGGCGCTGTCGTCGCCGCTGGAAGCGCGGCTGCTGGCGCCGGCGATCTACCGCGAGATCCTCTACCGGGTGCTGACCAGCGAGCAGGGCGGCGCGCTGCGCGCGGCGCTGACCCAGGGCGGCCAGTTCGGCCGCATCGCGCGTTCGCTGCGCCGCATCCACGCGCACTACGACAGCGAGCTGGACGTGGCCAGCCTGGCCGGCGAAGCGAACATGAGCGTCCCGGCCTTCCACAGCCACTTCAAGGCAGTGACGCATACCTCGCCGATCCAGTACCTCAAGTCGATCCGGCTGCACCAGGCGCGGCTGCTGATGATCCGCAACGGCCATACCGCGGCCAGCGCGGCGATACGCGTCGGCTATGCCAGCGCCTCGCAGTTCAGCCGCGAGTTCAAGCGGCTGTTCGGCAATTCGCCGGCCGAGGAGGCCAGGCGCTTGCAGCAGGTGCTGTCGCTGTCGCAGCCGCTTTCGTTCGCCCAGGATTGA